A window of the Gossypium hirsutum isolate 1008001.06 chromosome A05, Gossypium_hirsutum_v2.1, whole genome shotgun sequence genome harbors these coding sequences:
- the LOC121228918 gene encoding uncharacterized protein: protein MNTQLTLSDDALALDELKARPLFIQQIYEVQKPEPDKDFMVNGNASHVGLGCVLMQDEKVVAYTSHQLNTHEANYPTHDLELATDYDCTIEYHPSKANVVADALSHRAITDLRAMFARLILFDDGSLLVELRVKSSWIDQIRDKQLGDKSLELCFHQVESGVSTDFGINKNGILCFHGQICVPNDEDLRLSILREAHSSPYAMYLDRNKMYRDLRELYWWPRLKCEVTDFVARCLTCQQVKAEHQLP, encoded by the exons ATGAATACTCagttaactttatctgatgatgctTTGGCTTTAgatgagttgaaagcgagaccgttatttattcagcAGATTTACGAAGTTCAGAAG CCTGAGCCTGATAAAGACTTCATGGTAAACGGTAATGcatcacatgtgggtttgggttgcgtactgatgcaagacgAAAAGGTGGTTGCTTATACATCTCATCAGCTCAATACTCATGAGGctaattatccgacgcacgatttggagttggcgaCG gattatgattgcacCATCGAGTACCATCCTAGTAAGGCTAATGTAGTAGCCGATGCGTTAAGTCATAGAGCCATAAccgatctgagagcgatgttcgctcgacttaTTCTTTTCGACGATGGGAGTCTGTTGGTAGAACTTCGAGTGAAATCTTCATGGATCGATCAGATTAGAGATAAACAGCTTGGGGATAAGTCTCTTGAGTTGTGTTTCCATCAGGTTGAAAGTGGTGTTAGTACGGATTTTGGGATTAATAAAAATGGGATATTGTGTTTCCACGGTcaaatttgtgtaccgaatgatgagGATTTGAGACTGTCAATTctgagggaggcgcatagtagcccttatgctatgtatCTCGACAGGAATAAAATGTATCGAGATCTGcgagagttgtactggtggccaaggTTGAAGTGTGAAGTTACTGACTTCGTTGCTcgctgtttgacttgtcagcaggttaaggctgagcatcagttaccttga